The proteins below are encoded in one region of Aquisphaera giovannonii:
- a CDS encoding ATP-binding protein, with amino-acid sequence MSYRSFKHLLGETSLERKCRFIFGLGIFLLVVISFFIYGVKNESLVKKQMTQTARMLVKQTLMNIHYKKLGNENYELIFDVLWGDLRPLDEFPNYDTWVLYPYGTKMPSKRQPADDFERATMAKFLQAASDDEAIDKAGKPRDKLYFADGTPMWADQTLKSDKKYEYVQAVTFKSSCLIDCHSREAGAMGAQDDEEHLDNHMMRPPAQEGQHWVQARAGDLAGAVVVRLPTEQTDKAINNNRAMLIAAAIVTALLAMGSSAMIVRYVIVKPVKHLRDVSDAIAAGRLNIRSQIQTGDEFEDLSHAFNRMLHNLVAMQQELRDVNSDLDRKVDELAQANMALYEMNRLKSDFLATMSHELRTPLNSIIGFSEVLAGTDALGERQKRYANNIQTSGKMLLGMINDILDLAKIESGKMELRIEDFSIRDVSEALANLMRPLADRKDLALECRLDEAIPLMRSDPGKVRQILYNLLSNAIKFTPEGGKVTLRARTDGRFVALEVEDTGIGIAESDRETIFEKFRQAKVPGQVDNVLTREHQGTGLGLSIVRELTRLLGGEISLRSQLGQGSTFAVRIPLQLAANRKLEVNLSDEGIDLSKARRIEPRIATPHGPLSRPSPAAADSEADAGRGRLRNPSLS; translated from the coding sequence GTGTCCTACCGCAGCTTCAAACACCTGCTCGGGGAGACCAGCCTGGAGCGGAAGTGCCGCTTCATCTTCGGCCTGGGGATCTTCCTGCTGGTCGTCATCAGCTTCTTCATCTACGGCGTGAAGAACGAGAGCCTCGTCAAGAAGCAGATGACCCAGACCGCGCGGATGCTCGTCAAGCAGACGCTGATGAACATCCATTATAAGAAGCTCGGCAACGAGAACTACGAGCTGATCTTCGACGTCCTCTGGGGCGACCTCCGCCCCCTCGACGAGTTCCCCAACTACGACACCTGGGTGCTCTACCCGTACGGCACGAAGATGCCATCCAAGAGGCAGCCGGCCGACGACTTCGAGCGGGCGACGATGGCGAAGTTCCTCCAGGCGGCCTCCGACGACGAGGCCATCGACAAGGCCGGCAAGCCCCGCGACAAGCTCTACTTCGCCGACGGCACGCCGATGTGGGCGGACCAGACGCTGAAGTCCGACAAGAAGTACGAGTACGTCCAGGCGGTGACCTTCAAGTCGAGCTGCCTCATCGACTGCCACAGCCGGGAGGCCGGGGCCATGGGGGCCCAGGACGACGAGGAGCACCTGGACAACCACATGATGCGCCCCCCGGCGCAGGAGGGCCAGCACTGGGTGCAGGCCAGGGCGGGGGACCTCGCCGGGGCCGTGGTCGTGAGGCTGCCGACCGAGCAGACGGACAAGGCCATCAACAACAACCGGGCGATGCTCATCGCCGCGGCCATCGTCACGGCGCTGCTGGCGATGGGGTCGTCGGCCATGATCGTCCGCTACGTCATCGTCAAGCCGGTGAAGCACCTGCGGGACGTCTCCGACGCGATCGCCGCCGGCCGGCTGAACATCCGCAGCCAGATCCAGACGGGGGACGAGTTCGAGGACCTCTCGCACGCGTTCAACCGGATGCTCCACAACCTCGTCGCCATGCAGCAGGAGCTCCGCGACGTCAACAGCGACCTCGACCGCAAAGTCGACGAGCTGGCCCAGGCGAACATGGCCCTCTACGAGATGAACCGCCTGAAGAGCGACTTTCTCGCGACCATGAGCCACGAGCTGCGGACGCCCCTGAACTCGATCATCGGCTTCTCCGAGGTGCTCGCCGGCACCGACGCCCTGGGCGAGCGGCAGAAGCGGTACGCGAACAACATCCAGACCTCGGGCAAGATGCTCCTGGGGATGATCAACGACATCCTCGACCTGGCGAAGATCGAGAGCGGGAAGATGGAGCTGCGGATCGAGGACTTCTCGATCCGCGACGTCTCCGAGGCCCTGGCCAACCTGATGCGCCCCCTCGCCGACCGCAAGGACCTGGCGCTCGAGTGCCGGCTGGACGAGGCCATCCCGCTGATGCGGTCGGATCCGGGCAAGGTGCGGCAGATCCTGTACAACCTGCTCTCGAACGCCATCAAGTTCACGCCGGAGGGGGGCAAGGTCACCCTGCGGGCCCGCACGGATGGCCGCTTCGTGGCCCTCGAGGTCGAGGACACGGGGATCGGCATCGCCGAGTCGGACCGGGAGACGATCTTCGAGAAGTTCCGCCAGGCGAAGGTGCCCGGCCAGGTGGACAACGTCCTGACCCGCGAGCACCAGGGGACCGGCCTGGGGCTGTCGATCGTCCGAGAGCTGACCCGCCTGCTCGGCGGCGAGATCTCCCTGCGCAGCCAGCTGGGGCAGGGCAGCACCTTCGCGGTCCGGATCCCGCTGCAGCTCGCGGCCAATCGCAAGCTCGAGGTCAACCTCTCCGACGAGGGCATCGACCTCTCCAAGGCGCGGCGGATCGAGCCCCGGATCGCCACGCCGCACGGCCCGCTGTCGCGGCCCTCTCCCGCCGCCGCCGACTCCGAGGCCGACGCGGGCCGGGGCCGGCTCCGCAATCCATCCCTGTCCTGA
- the ftsH gene encoding ATP-dependent zinc metalloprotease FtsH, translating into MKRPRSPRDRRRLLALWLAASAVIGGLALGVAFRSRTAPRSLSYGQFRKRLERGEISSARVGPSLIEGTLAAREPAGTPVPYRVSRVGMEHDEDLIRLLDAHVPDGHYEAEEPPSPVQAMVFPGAMFLMMIAALSLVITRSGGLGSALASVKTRPKRYAEGQAPVTFRDVAGHEEVVTELREIADFLRTPGKFGSLGGRPPKGVLLVGSPGTGKTLLARAVAGEAGVPFFSLCGSDFVELYVGVGASRVRKLFAKAQAMAPSLIFIDELDAIGKARGSGGPGGHDERDQTLNQLLVEMDGFDADRGIILLAATNRPETLDPALVRPGRFDRQVVVDRPDLISREQILKVHARSVPLDESINLKQVAAMTPGFVGADLANLVNEAALLAARRGKCSVGLPEFEEGIERLIAGPEKRQRLIRLAEKRRIAVHEAGHALVARCLPDTDPVHKVTIIGRGNGALGYTLYRPEEDRLLHTRTSLRNSISSLLGGTLAEEITLGEASDGCTSDLQRATQIARRMVSQFGMSPLLGRLNYGGDSDGPGSSVDSRWSEQTAREIDLEVRRIVDECQAAARHILETRRRALGRITDALIERETIDGPALDEILALGGRVGDE; encoded by the coding sequence ATGAAGCGCCCACGATCGCCGCGTGATCGCCGCCGTCTGCTCGCCCTCTGGCTCGCCGCCTCCGCCGTCATCGGCGGCCTGGCGTTGGGGGTCGCCTTCCGATCCCGCACGGCGCCACGTTCCCTCTCCTACGGCCAGTTCCGGAAGCGGCTCGAACGCGGCGAGATTTCCTCCGCCCGCGTCGGCCCGAGCCTCATCGAGGGGACGCTGGCCGCCCGCGAACCCGCCGGTACGCCGGTGCCCTACCGCGTCTCGAGGGTCGGCATGGAGCACGACGAGGACCTGATCCGCCTCCTCGACGCCCACGTGCCGGACGGCCACTACGAGGCCGAGGAGCCCCCCTCGCCCGTGCAGGCGATGGTCTTCCCCGGGGCGATGTTCCTGATGATGATCGCGGCGCTCTCGCTGGTGATCACGCGGTCCGGAGGCCTGGGGTCCGCCCTGGCGTCCGTGAAGACCCGCCCCAAGCGGTATGCCGAGGGGCAGGCGCCCGTCACCTTCCGGGACGTGGCCGGGCACGAGGAGGTCGTGACCGAGCTGAGGGAGATCGCGGACTTCCTCCGCACGCCGGGCAAGTTCGGGAGCCTCGGGGGCCGGCCCCCCAAGGGCGTGCTGCTGGTCGGCTCGCCGGGCACCGGCAAGACCCTGCTCGCCCGGGCGGTGGCCGGCGAGGCGGGCGTGCCCTTCTTCTCGCTCTGCGGCTCCGACTTCGTCGAGCTGTACGTCGGCGTCGGCGCCTCGCGTGTCCGGAAGCTATTCGCGAAGGCCCAAGCCATGGCGCCCAGCCTGATCTTCATCGACGAGCTGGACGCCATCGGCAAGGCCCGCGGCTCCGGCGGCCCGGGCGGGCACGACGAGCGAGACCAGACCCTCAATCAGCTCCTCGTCGAGATGGACGGGTTCGACGCGGACCGGGGCATCATCCTCCTGGCGGCCACGAACCGTCCGGAGACGCTCGACCCGGCCCTCGTGCGGCCCGGCCGCTTCGATCGCCAGGTCGTCGTGGACCGCCCCGACCTCATCAGCCGCGAGCAGATCCTGAAGGTCCACGCCAGGTCGGTGCCGCTCGACGAGTCGATCAACCTCAAGCAGGTGGCCGCGATGACCCCGGGCTTCGTGGGGGCGGACCTGGCCAACCTCGTGAACGAGGCGGCGCTCCTGGCGGCCCGCCGCGGCAAGTGCTCCGTCGGCCTGCCCGAGTTCGAGGAGGGCATCGAACGCCTGATCGCCGGCCCCGAGAAGCGCCAGCGGCTCATCCGCCTGGCGGAGAAGCGTCGCATCGCCGTCCACGAGGCGGGCCACGCGCTGGTCGCCCGCTGCCTGCCGGACACCGACCCCGTCCACAAGGTCACGATCATCGGCCGCGGCAACGGCGCGCTCGGCTATACGCTCTACCGGCCCGAGGAAGACCGGCTGCTGCACACCAGGACCTCGCTCCGCAACTCCATCAGCAGCCTCCTGGGCGGGACGCTCGCCGAGGAGATCACGCTCGGCGAGGCGTCCGACGGCTGCACCAGCGACCTCCAGCGTGCCACGCAGATCGCCCGCAGGATGGTGTCGCAGTTCGGCATGAGCCCCCTGCTGGGCCGCCTCAACTACGGCGGCGACTCCGACGGCCCCGGCTCCTCAGTGGATTCCCGCTGGAGCGAGCAGACGGCCCGCGAGATCGACCTTGAGGTCCGCCGGATCGTCGACGAGTGCCAGGCCGCCGCCCGCCACATCCTGGAGACGCGGCGGAGGGCACTCGGCCGCATCACCGACGCCCTCATCGAACGGGAGACGATCGACGGCCCCGCCCTCGACGAGATCCTCGCTCTCGGCGGCCGGGTCGGGGACGAGTAG
- a CDS encoding Fur family transcriptional regulator — protein sequence MPQTRSDDLAPLSVSGTPEEKFREFLEIRGEKLTEPRRVLVRHIFSSHKHFDADELVRDLHEAGHAISRATVYRTLRLLVEAGLLRELRLTNRSAYEHDYGYPAHDHMHCTVCNRVIEFRNEDIRQTRDAISRAHGFRPSGHRFVIEGVCSECSRAHTPRRRLDLI from the coding sequence GTGCCCCAGACCCGCTCCGACGATCTCGCCCCCCTGAGTGTCTCCGGCACGCCCGAGGAGAAGTTCCGGGAATTCCTGGAGATCCGCGGCGAGAAGCTGACCGAGCCTCGTCGCGTCCTGGTACGCCACATCTTCAGCAGCCACAAACACTTCGACGCCGATGAACTGGTCCGCGACCTGCACGAGGCCGGGCACGCCATCAGCCGCGCGACCGTCTATCGCACCCTCCGCCTGCTGGTCGAAGCCGGCCTCCTGCGGGAGCTCCGCCTGACCAACCGGAGCGCCTACGAGCACGACTACGGTTACCCCGCCCATGATCACATGCATTGCACGGTGTGCAATCGCGTGATCGAATTCCGGAACGAGGACATCCGGCAGACCCGCGACGCGATCAGCCGGGCGCACGGCTTCCGGCCCTCCGGCCACCGCTTCGTGATCGAAGGGGTCTGCTCCGAATGCAGCCGAGCCCACACCCCTCGACGGCGGCTCGACCTCATCTGA
- a CDS encoding metallophosphoesterase family protein produces MRTIAIGDIHGCAEALEALLRVIRPEREDCIVSLGDYVDRGPDSRGVIDRLIALGRECSLVPLLGNHDELFLHACEGKHRSAFLLMGGAETMESYGAGSPPDFNKVPPAHLRFLEACRPYHETETHLFLHASYVPTLPMAEQPALALRWEKLYDEVPAPHFSGKTAIVGHTSQKSGEILDLGHIKCIDTRCFGDGWLTAMEVHSGRLWQADRRGRIRDREFAA; encoded by the coding sequence ATGCGGACCATCGCCATCGGCGACATCCACGGCTGCGCCGAGGCCCTCGAAGCCCTGCTGCGTGTGATCCGTCCCGAGCGCGAGGACTGCATCGTATCCCTCGGGGACTACGTCGATCGGGGGCCGGATAGCCGCGGCGTGATCGACCGGCTCATCGCCCTGGGCCGCGAATGCAGCCTGGTCCCGCTCCTCGGCAACCACGACGAGCTCTTCCTCCACGCCTGCGAGGGCAAGCACCGGTCTGCCTTCCTGCTCATGGGCGGGGCGGAGACGATGGAATCGTACGGGGCGGGCTCCCCGCCGGATTTCAACAAGGTGCCGCCCGCCCATCTCAGGTTCCTGGAGGCGTGCCGGCCCTATCACGAGACCGAGACGCACCTCTTCCTGCACGCCAGCTACGTCCCCACCTTGCCGATGGCCGAGCAGCCGGCCCTCGCCCTCCGCTGGGAGAAGCTTTACGACGAGGTCCCCGCGCCCCACTTCTCGGGCAAGACCGCGATCGTGGGCCATACCTCGCAGAAGTCCGGCGAGATCCTGGACCTCGGACATATCAAATGCATCGATACACGATGCTTCGGCGATGGGTGGCTCACCGCGATGGAGGTCCATTCCGGCCGGCTCTGGCAGGCGGACCGCCGGGGGAGGATCCGGGACCGGGAGTTCGCGGCCTGA